The following proteins are encoded in a genomic region of Triticum dicoccoides isolate Atlit2015 ecotype Zavitan chromosome 1B, WEW_v2.0, whole genome shotgun sequence:
- the LOC119330582 gene encoding uncharacterized ATP-dependent helicase C29A10.10c-like, producing MGSRGRMLFDLNELPTEADEEEAAVVVSQPQLPVPNMYPSNLFPPQEVPWSQGILNNHAFNHASSGSGFQPFVRSTDSQNVKNSMNTEENLDTTAASTSVVTNHLSDSVVCPTGPSNQVPQSVEREEGEWSDADGASDTAGSSVSNKEESAGTASTQVKRESQESGPAIVKCSDVIKDDIAAEPGDTEMSDVSKGPVLHGPTGLESMKTSESKGSQPVDDLDQCTKSKDVRGVEASYALKCTNNPAKRPKLDDHKVAMLGKKRARQTVFINVEDAKQAGTMKTITPRRQSSFPAPIVTRTVKEASRGVGERAADKQSQPVIRDQRQSEMIGSERSNSADPCDQNGESNGDFELGSHGRSKKMNAEEPPSDSYQQSVPRQAFSKQPTDSKQFKGRPVSSQRALLTGQHTADQKPANKRSLVPKKQASVNNTQYNDTSVERLIREVTNGKFWHNPEEEELQCVPGSFDSAEEYIRVFEPLLFEECRAQLYSSYEESLEAVSRDAHVMVRVKSVDRRERGWYDVIVLPTHEYKWTFKEGEVAILSSPRPGSAAQSSRSNRKTAASNEDAEADCGRLVGTVRRHTPIDTRDPIGAIIHFYAGDSFDCSSETNVLRKLQPGSTWYLTGLGSLATTQREYVALHALRRLNVQMQNAILQPSPEHFPKYQEQPPAMPDCFTPSFSDHINRTFNGPQLSAIHWAAMHTAAGTSNGVVKKQEPWPFTLVQGPPGTGKTHTVWGMLNVIHLVQYQHYYAALLKKLAPESYKQVGSTTNSSSEAFAAGSIDEVLQSMDQNLFRALPKLCPKPRMLVCAPSNAATDELLSRVLDRGFIDGEMKVYRPDVARVGVDTQSRAAQAVSVERRTEQLLMKGRDEVIGWLQQLKGREQQLSQEIGLLQRELNIVAAAGRSHGSVGVDPDVLAHRDRNRDILLQKLAASVESRDKVLVEMSRLLILESRFRVGSNFNLEDARSNLEASFANEAEIVFTTVSSSGRRLFSRLSHGFDMVVIDEAAQASEVGVLPPLALGAARCVLVGDPQQLPATVISKAAGTLLYSRSLFERFQQAGCPTILLSVQYRMHPQIREFPSRYFYQGCLTDSESVVKLPDELYYKDALMAPYIFYDISHGRESHRGGSSSYQNVHEAQFALRLYEHLQRLVKVNGGKKASVGIITPYKLQLKCLQREFEEVMNTEEGKDIYINTVDAFQGQERDVIIMSCVRASNHGVGFVADIRRMNVALTRARRALWVVGNASALMQSEDWAALVADAKARKCFMDLDSIPKDFLAMKISSNTPGRNSSNNPRNLRTGGPRPRHLDMLPDPRIGMRADEDERPNSVPRNASYRNLDDLGRSGDRSRESLQFGVAKRPNSSNGSRREV from the exons ATGGGGTCTCGTGGAAGGATGTTATTTGACCTCAATGAGCTCCCAACAGAAGCTGACGAAGAAGAAGCTGCTGTTGTTGTGTCCCAACCTCAACTTCCTGTTCCCAATATGTATCCCTCAAATTTGTTTCCACCACAAGAAGTGCCTTGGTCACAAGGGATATTAAACAATCATGCCTTTAATCATGCATCTTCTGGTTCAGGTTTTCAGCCTTTTGTGAGAAGTACAGATTCACAAAATGTTAAGAATTCTATGAATACAGAAGAGAATTTGGATACTACTGCGGCTTCTACATCTGTGGTAACTAATCATCTATCTGATAGTGTTGTGTGTCCTACTGGGCCCTCCAATCAGGTTCCACAATCAGTTGAAAGAGAAGAGGGAGAGTGGTCTGATGCAGATGGTGCTTCTGACACAGCAGGTAGTAGTGTCAGCAACAAGGAAGAATCTGCTGGTACTGCAAGTACTCAAGTGAAAAGAGAGTCCCAAGAGAGTGGACCTGCTATTGTTAAATGTAGTGATGTGATTAAAGATGACATTGCTGCTGAACCTGGTGACACTGAAATGTCTGATGTGTCTAAAGGTCCAGTCCTTCATGGTCCGACAGGACTAGAGAGCATGAAAACTTCTGAATCTAAAGGAAGTCAACCTGTGGATGATTTGGACCAGTGCACTAAGTCAAAGGATGTCAGAGGAGTAGAAGCCAGTTATGCATTGAAGTGCACGAACAACCCTGCGAAGAGACCTAAGTTAGATGATCACAAAGTTGCAATGCTTGGTAAAAAGCGAGCGAGGCAGACTGTGTTCATCAATGTTGAGGATGCAAAACAAGCTGGCACAATGAAGACAATTACACCGAGGAGACAGTCATCTTTTCCAGCACCAATTGTTACACGTACCGTGAAGGAAGCTTCTCGCGGTGTTGGTGAAAGAGCTGCAGACAAGCAGAGCCAACCAGTCATCAGGGATCAGAGACAATCTGAGATGATTGGTTCAGAAAGAAGTAATTCTGCAGATCCTTGTGACCAAAATGGAGAATCTAATGGTGATTTTGAGTTGGGATCTCACGGCAGGTCAAAGAAAATGAATGCCGAAGAACCCCCCTCAGATAGTTACCAACAATCTGTGCCAAGGCAGGCCTTTTCAAAGCAGCCCACGGATTCCAAGCAGTTCAAAGGCAGACCAGTCTCTTCTCAAAGAGCACTTCTAACAGGACAACATACTGCAGATCAGAAGCCAGCTAACAAAAGGTCTCTTGTTCCAAAGAAGCAAGCTTCAGTTAATAATACACAGTATAATGACACATCTGTCGAACGACTTATACGGGAAGTGACAAATGGCAAGTTCTGGCACAATCCAG AGGAGGAAGAACTTCAGTGTGTTCCTGGAAGCTTTGATTCTGCCGAGGAGTACATTAGAGTTTTTGAGCCTTTGCTTTTTGAGGAATGCAGAGCTCAGCTATATAGTTCCTACGAGGAGAGTCTTGAGGCTGTATCAAGGGACGCACATGTAATGGTGCGCGTGAAAAGTGTGGATAGGCGTGAACGAG GATGGTATGATGTTATTGTTTTGCCAACACATGAATATAAATGGACTTTTAAAGAAGGCGAAGTTGCAATTTTGTCGTCCCCCCGGCCTGGTTCAG CTGCCCAATCAAGTAGATCTAATAGGAAGACCGCTGCTTCAAATGAAGACGCTGAAGCTGACTGTGGACGGCTTGTAGGTACAGTCAGACGCCATACGCCTATTGATACGCGTGATCCCATTGGAGCAATTATCCATTTTTATGCTGGGGATTCATTTGATTGTAGCAG cgAGACTAATGTTCTGAGGAAACTGCAACCTGGAAGCACCTGGTATCTAACGGGTCTTGGTTCCCTTGCAACAACACAAAGGGAATATGTAGCATTGCATGCACTCCGCCGTCTTAATGTGCAG ATGCAAAACGCAATTCTTCAGCCAAGTCCAGAGCACTTCCCAAAATATCAAGAGCAGCCGCCTGCTATGCCTGACTGTTTCACTCCAAGTTTTTCTGATCATATCAATCGTACTTTCAATGGGCCTCAGCTATCGGCAATTCATTGGGCTGCAATGCACACAGCTGCTGGCACAAGCAATGGAGTGGTTAAGAAACAAGAACCATGGCCTTTCACGTTAGTACAAGGTCCTCCGGGGACAGGGAAAACCCATACTGTGTGGGGAATGTTAAATGTTATTCATCTTGTTCAGTATCAACACTACTATGCTGCTCTGCTAAAGAAACTTGCTCCTGAAAGTTACAAGCAAGTTGGTAGTACCACTAACAGCAGCTCGGAGGCTTTTGCTGCGGGGTCTATTGATGAAGTTTTGCAGAGCATGGATCAGAACCTTTTCCGCGCTCTTCCCAAGCTTTGCCCCAAACCACGGATGCTTGTGTGCGCCCCATCAAATGCTGCAACAGATGAGCTGCTTTCTCGTGTTCTTGACCGAGGTTTCATAGATGGTGAGATGAAGGTTTACCGCCCTGATGTTGCCCGTGTTGGAGTTGACACACAGTCTCGTGCAGCCCAAGCTGTATCAGTTGAGCGACGGACGGAACAGCTTTTAATGAAGGGCCGTGATGAAGTAATTGGGTGGTTACAGCAGCTAAAAGGCCGTGAGCAGCAGTTATCACAGGAGATAGGGCTTCTACAGAGGGAACTTAATATCGTTGCAGCAGCTGGTAGATCCCATGGTTCAGTTGGGGTAGATCCTGATGTGCTTGCTCACAGGGATCGTAACCGTGACATTCTGCTTCAAAAACTTGCTGCCTCTGTAGAAAGCAGGGATAAAGTACTTGTAGAGATGTCAAGGCTGCTGATATTAGAAAGCAGGTTCCGTGTTGGCAGCAACTTCAATCTGGAAGATGCTAGGTCTAATCTAGAAGCCAGTTTTGCCAACGAAGCAGAAATTGTTTTTACAACAGTGTCAAGCAGCGGGCGCAGATTATTTTCTCGCCTTAGTCATGGTTTCGATATGGTTGTTATTGATGAGGCTGCTCAGGCCAGTGAAGTAGGAGTCCTCCCTCCACTTGCACTTGGTGCCGCTAGATGTGTCTTGGTAGGTGATCCACAGCAGCTCCCTGCTACTGTTATTAGTAAAGCGGCTGGAACTTTACTCTATAGCAGGAGCCTTTTTGAGAGGTTTCAGCAGGCTGGTTGTCCTACCATTTTATTGTCAGTGCAATATCGGATGCATCCCCAGATCCGAGAGTTTCCATCACGATACTTCTATCAAGGCTGCCTTACAGACAGTGAAAGTGTTGTCAAACTGCCTGATGAGTTGTATTACAAAGATGCATTAATGGCACCTTACATTTTTTATGACATCTCACATGGTCGTGAGTCTCATAGAGGTGGATCATCTTCATACCAGAATGTTCATGAAGCTCAGTTTGCATTGCGTTTATACGAGCATCTTCAGAGGCTTGTGAAAGTTAATGGTGGTAAGAAGGCATCTGTTGGTATAATCACTCCATATAAGTTGCAGTTGAAGTGTCTTCAGCGGGAATTTGAGGAGGTCATGAATACCGAGGAAGGGAAAGATATCTACATAAACACAGTAGATGCTTTTCAAGGCCAGGAGCGTGATGTGATTATCATGTCATGCGTGCGTGCTTCAAACCATGGCGTGGGTTTTGTTGCAGATATACGGCGCATGAATGTTGCTCTTACTCGAGCTAGGAGAGCTCTATGG GTTGTTGGTAATGCCAGTGCTCTCATGCAGTCAGAGGACTGGGCGGCGCTGGTAGCTGATGCAAAGGCCAGGAAATGTTTCATGGACTTGGATAGCATCCCCAAGGACTTTCTGGCCATGAAGATCTCTTCCAACACTCCAGGAAGGAATTCTTCGAACAACCCAAGGAACTTGAGGACTGGTGGACCAAGACCCAGGCATCTGGACATGCTTCCGGACCCCAGGATTGGCATGAGGGCTGATGAGGATGAGCGTCCTAACTCTGTTCCAAGAAATGCTAGTTACCGGAATTTGGATGACCTGGGACGCTCTGGTGATAGATCTAGGGAAAGTTTGCAGTTTGGAGTGGCCAAGAGGCCGAATTCATCCAATGGTTCTCGGAGAGAAGTCTGA